The Glycine soja cultivar W05 chromosome 8, ASM419377v2, whole genome shotgun sequence genome has a window encoding:
- the LOC114424702 gene encoding uncharacterized protein LOC114424702: MSLDLSVTVICFLIAKAHTSLLTHSAAHTKPFLSHSLGKREASTVCTRWVLHRRQRPVAEDRVPFALGVRIGQRSFSALRWDAKPLQQSAPRRSRTPLRRHRNQEFDKAYGPVWHCIVGSNFGSFVTHSTGCFLYFSMENLYILLFKTKVKKALD; this comes from the exons ATGAGTCTTGATTTGAgt GTTactgtaatttgttttttaatagctAAAGCGCACACATCACTCCTCACTCACTCGGCGGCACACACAAAACCCTTTCTCAGTCACTCACTCGGCAAAAGAGAAGCGTCGACGGTCTGCACACGGTGGGTGCTTCATCGACGGCAGCGACCTGTGGCGGAGGACAGGGTTCCCTTCGCTCTTGGAGTTCGCATCGGGCAGAGAAGCTTCTCTGCATTGCGCTGGGACGCAAAACCCTTGCAGCAATCAGCACCACGGCGCAGCCGCACACCTCTGAGACGCCACCGCAATCAG GAATTTGACAAAGCGTATGGTCCGGTCTGGCATTGCATTGTAGGCTCAAATTTTGGCTCATTTGTGACACATTCAACGGggtgttttctttatttttcaatggaaaatttatatatactacTGTTCAAGACCAAAGTTAAGAAGGCGTTGGATTAA
- the LOC114424703 gene encoding uncharacterized protein LOC114424703 yields MCSSQDALEEQASQGSFVTHGRHDILTAAIGRPEHPGRVRAVGAGITIKQYFGSASRTSSIAPEYLQQLTQQIKDQLEDSITEKVTRRLMLSFSQMQSQGLALPPEPDVGPSAARVSTKESCVDPSGNDLDTGDSYKCGLYIEEYPSRLVALGRVYEGSTTIHNIPLLHDQVKVSVEEIRDVDAPIPVPTKEVKVVGQALNTFLAWPTHLVKRLSEQGAVRPAKPADRPDDEVDDPLYLMTLTIPQLFLKPLQVMWDATLFGLFNENFPLYIKHEDLSEIAHGGQCLSISVIQLWILHMTETSMRAGNIDVYGFLEPHIV; encoded by the exons atGTGTTCTTCACAGGATGCGCTTGAGGAGCAGGCCTCACAGGGTTCCTTTGTTACCCATGGACGTCATGATATactgactgctgccattgggcgaccagaacaccctggtcGTGTGCGTGCTGTAGGAGCCGGTATAACcatcaaacaatactttggatcagCTTCAAGGACCTCCTCCATTGCTCCCGAATACCTGCAACAGTTGACGCAACAAATCAAGGACCAACTAGAGGATTCAATCACAGAAAAAGTCACTCGACGGCTAATGTTATCCTTCAGCCaaatgcaatcacagggactcgCACTGCCTCCTGAACCTGATGTTGGTCCTTCAGctgctcgtgtcagcacaaaggagagttgtgttgatccctcagggaacgaTCTAGACACCGGTGACTCATACAAATGTGGGTTGTATATTGAAGAATATCCTTCTCGCCTGGTTGCCCtgggaagagtttatgagggatctacAACAATTCACAACATTCCTTTGCTGCATGATCAAGTTAAGGTTAGTGTTGAGGAGATTAGAGATGTAGATGCTcccattcctgtacccactaaAGAGGTTAAGGTCGTGGGACAGGCTCTTAACacattccttgcttggccgacacatctagtcaagcgtttatcagaacag ggagCTGTGAGACCCGCGAAACCTGCAGATAGGCCGGATgatgaggtcgatgatccgctatatctaatgacattgaccattccacagctttttctgaagccattgcaggttatgtgggatgctaccttgTTTGGCCTATTTAATGAAAACtttcccttgtacataaagcatgaagatctgtctgaaattgcacatggtggtcaatgtctcagcatatctgttatacagttgtggattct gcatatgactgagacaagtatgcgagctgGGAATatcgatgtgtatggattcctcgagccaca tattgtgtag
- the LOC114422077 gene encoding nuclear transcription factor Y subunit B-3-like, protein MEDESHNNILPNGFNTGSTESPCLKTSTMTTQHNNNNNHQNHSNKEQDRFLPIANVGRIMKKVIPPNGKISKDAKETVQECVSEFISFVTGEASDKCQREKRKTINGDDVIWAITTLGFEDYVEPLKTYLQKYKEIEGEKLNIPKQLRSEQRLHQHQQNHNNNHDENNNQPFNGAYASSNLISQPPYVPTDQKFSLPFSPNSIQNQLRQQEQIDSVGHWYE, encoded by the coding sequence aTGGAAGATGAGAGCCATAATAACATTTTGCCAAATGGATTCAACACAGGAAGCACCGAAAGTCCTTGCTTAAAGACAAGCACCATGACCACACAacacaacaataacaataatcatCAGAACCATAGCAACAAAGAACAGGACCGGTTTCTCCCTATAGCCAACGTGGGAAGAATCATGAAAAAAGTGATTCCCCCAAACGGCAAAATCTCAAAGGATGCAAAAGAGACAGTTCAAGAATGTGTATCCGAGTTCATAAGTTTTGTGACAGGGGAAGCTTCTGACAAATGCCagagggaaaagagaaagaCCATCAATGGAGACGATGTCATATGGGCCATCACAACCCTAGGCTTTGAGGATTACGTGGAACCCTTGAAAACTTACCTCCAGAAATATAAAGAGATAGAAGGAGAAAAACTTAACATTCCGAAGCAACTACGTTCTGAACAAAGGCTACATCAACATCAGCAAAACCATAATAATAATCACGACGAAAATAATAATCAACCATTCAATGGTGCATATGCCTCATCAAATCTCATTTCTCAGCCTCCTTATGTGCCCACTGATCAGAAGTTTTCACTGCCCTTCTCCCCAAACTCGATTCAGAATCAGCTACGGCAGCAAGAACAGATTGATTCAGTGGGGCACTGGTACGAATAG